The following are from one region of the Rhodopirellula sp. P2 genome:
- the ptsP gene encoding phosphoenolpyruvate--protein phosphotransferase, translating into MLELQGIPVSPGVAIGPALVLDADGYRIPRCIVPASDVEDEFARLHTAVDLVSAHLEHSRLETTATAGRSTGDIFAAQLQMLHDPRLHSELQRRIGEDRQSAAFAVSGVLHNYASALRRLDNPLLADRAQDVLDIERQLLMQLGAVTRQPLSDLSEPVIVLSHMLTPSETANLDRRYVKGFCTEIGGPGGHTAIVAKGLEIPAVVGIGDFLHQIAGSNCVIVDGDRGKLIVDPDDDVLENYLQRAEYRRSLAVRLAELSQLPAETTDGVRIQLNANIEFPHETAACIERGADGIGLYRTEFLYLSSDDEPSEEDHYQAYSEVVQKMDGRPVVIRTLDLGADKMGRGNMAHRENNPFLGLRSIRLSLRNLDVFRPQLRAVLRAAIHGDVRVMFPLITTINELRQARMLLNVVAEDLHESGLPYRSDLPVGMMVEVPAAVMMLEHFAKEVDFFSIGTNDLAQYTLAVDRSNEYVADLYQSSDPAVLRLIQRSIDVAAQSQTPVSVCGEMSSNPGRALLLLGMGVRNLSVPPSALPRVKKVIRNVSIEQCQAIAERVMKLEAARDVDLYLLDRLADLAPELVMQ; encoded by the coding sequence ATGCTTGAATTGCAAGGCATTCCCGTTTCACCGGGTGTCGCCATCGGTCCAGCCCTGGTGCTGGACGCCGATGGATACCGCATCCCGCGTTGCATCGTCCCGGCGTCTGACGTCGAGGATGAGTTCGCGCGTCTGCACACGGCGGTCGACTTGGTCAGCGCCCACCTGGAACACAGCCGGCTTGAAACCACAGCCACCGCTGGGCGCTCCACCGGCGATATTTTCGCGGCTCAACTGCAGATGCTGCACGACCCGCGACTGCACTCCGAATTGCAACGTCGGATCGGTGAAGACCGGCAATCCGCGGCCTTTGCCGTCAGTGGTGTGCTGCACAACTACGCCTCCGCTCTACGCCGACTCGACAACCCGCTGCTGGCGGATCGCGCCCAAGACGTGCTGGACATCGAGCGTCAATTGCTGATGCAACTCGGGGCTGTCACTCGCCAACCGCTGTCGGACCTCAGCGAACCGGTCATCGTGCTCTCGCACATGCTGACGCCCAGCGAAACAGCCAACCTGGATCGCCGATACGTCAAAGGCTTCTGCACCGAAATCGGCGGCCCCGGTGGTCACACCGCGATCGTCGCCAAAGGGCTGGAAATCCCGGCCGTGGTTGGCATCGGGGACTTCTTGCACCAAATCGCCGGATCCAACTGCGTGATCGTCGACGGGGACCGCGGCAAACTGATCGTCGATCCCGACGACGACGTCCTGGAAAACTATCTGCAACGAGCCGAGTACCGTCGCTCACTCGCGGTGCGTTTGGCAGAACTCAGCCAACTGCCCGCCGAAACCACCGACGGTGTTCGCATTCAACTCAACGCGAACATCGAGTTCCCCCACGAAACCGCCGCCTGCATCGAGCGCGGCGCCGATGGAATTGGGCTGTATCGCACGGAATTCCTGTACCTGTCTTCCGACGACGAACCGTCTGAAGAAGATCACTACCAGGCCTATTCGGAAGTGGTCCAGAAGATGGACGGCCGCCCGGTGGTGATCCGGACGCTCGATCTGGGCGCCGACAAAATGGGCCGTGGCAACATGGCCCATCGCGAAAACAATCCATTCCTGGGACTCCGCAGCATCCGGCTGTCACTCCGCAACCTGGACGTGTTCCGGCCGCAACTCCGGGCCGTTCTGCGAGCCGCCATACACGGCGACGTTCGTGTGATGTTCCCCTTGATCACCACAATCAACGAACTTCGCCAGGCCCGCATGCTGCTGAACGTGGTCGCGGAAGACCTGCACGAATCCGGCCTCCCGTACCGCAGCGATTTGCCGGTCGGAATGATGGTCGAGGTCCCCGCCGCAGTGATGATGCTGGAACACTTCGCCAAAGAAGTGGACTTCTTCAGCATCGGCACCAACGACTTGGCTCAGTACACCTTGGCTGTCGACCGCAGCAACGAATACGTCGCCGACCTTTATCAATCGAGCGACCCGGCGGTGCTGCGACTGATCCAGCGGAGCATCGATGTGGCAGCTCAAAGCCAAACGCCAGTCAGCGTTTGCGGCGAAATGAGCAGCAACCCAGGCCGCGCGCTGCTGCTGTTGGGCATGGGCGTTCGCAACCTCAGCGTTCCGCCCTCGGCATTGCCTCGAGTGAAAAAGGTCATTCGCAACGTTTCGATCGAACAATGCCAAGCGATCGCGGAACGCGTGATGAAGCTAGAAGCAGCTCGCGATGTCGACCTGTATCTGCTGGATCGACTGGCCGACCTGGCTCCTGAATTGGTGATGCAATGA
- a CDS encoding HPr family phosphocarrier protein: MSAPLHERSVRVLNRQGLHARPADLLVRCASEFQSQIFLQKGSEKVDCRSILSLLTLGATEGTDLTVSAQGQDAEQALEAVARLFDLGFHELDETTGSPACSAGGTSDSPDQSPS, from the coding sequence ATGAGTGCCCCCCTACACGAGCGTTCTGTTCGTGTCCTCAATCGCCAAGGTTTGCATGCCCGCCCAGCGGATTTGCTGGTTCGCTGCGCATCGGAGTTCCAATCTCAGATCTTCCTTCAAAAGGGTTCTGAAAAGGTGGACTGCCGAAGCATCCTGTCTCTGTTGACACTCGGAGCCACCGAGGGGACTGACCTCACGGTTTCCGCCCAAGGACAAGACGCCGAACAAGCCCTTGAAGCCGTCGCTCGATTGTTCGATCTCGGCTTCCACGAACTCGATGAGACCACTGGTTCACCTGCCTGCTCGGCCGGTGGCACCAGCGATTCTCCTGACCAATCACCCTCGTAG
- a CDS encoding PTS sugar transporter subunit IIA — MKFSDFVKTGAIRAELTATTKEAVIDELVQSLLDAGEISADQRDDIVAAIMKREELGSTGIGRGVAVPHTKHPSVQQLVGTVGVSEQGVDFDSLDGERVQLFFLLISPPERPGDHLRALENISRQLRDESFCRFLKQSKTPDDIQQLLQEADDNQFAAG, encoded by the coding sequence ATGAAGTTCTCCGACTTTGTAAAAACCGGTGCCATCCGCGCCGAATTGACCGCCACAACCAAAGAAGCGGTGATCGACGAACTGGTCCAATCGCTTCTCGATGCTGGCGAAATCTCCGCTGACCAGCGTGACGATATCGTCGCTGCCATCATGAAGCGGGAAGAGCTCGGCAGCACCGGCATCGGCCGTGGCGTCGCCGTCCCTCACACCAAACACCCCAGCGTTCAACAACTCGTTGGCACCGTGGGCGTCAGTGAGCAAGGCGTTGATTTCGATTCGCTCGACGGCGAACGCGTTCAACTGTTCTTCCTCTTGATCAGCCCGCCCGAACGCCCCGGCGATCACCTGCGTGCTCTCGAGAACATTTCTCGCCAATTGCGAGATGAATCGTTCTGCCGCTTTCTCAAACAGAGCAAGACCCCAGACGACATCCAACAATTGCTGCAAGAAGCCGACGACAACCAGTTTGCCGCCGGTTGA
- the hpf gene encoding ribosome hibernation-promoting factor, HPF/YfiA family yields MQVNVSARHGALQPGDQALVEEKALKLRRLYDRVNAIDVTIDLENLDKPHVEFRISVEHSDDLIAHAEATTVIAALDAAIPKAEQQLRKLKEKKTEHRATAHKHIESVDTNEE; encoded by the coding sequence ATGCAGGTGAACGTTTCCGCCCGGCACGGGGCATTGCAACCCGGCGACCAAGCTTTGGTCGAAGAAAAGGCCCTCAAACTGCGACGTCTTTACGATCGAGTGAATGCGATCGACGTCACCATCGACCTCGAAAACCTCGACAAACCCCATGTCGAATTTCGGATTTCTGTCGAGCATTCGGATGATTTGATCGCGCACGCGGAGGCGACCACCGTCATCGCTGCCTTGGACGCAGCCATCCCGAAAGCTGAACAGCAATTGCGAAAGTTGAAAGAGAAGAAGACCGAACATCGCGCCACCGCCCACAAACACATCGAAAGCGTCGACACCAACGAGGAATGA
- a CDS encoding agmatine deiminase family protein, whose protein sequence is MNVPVSQSAAGASASGCYRFPAEWEPCEAVWLAWPHNRDTWPGHFGPVPAAFARFVHAIHQSTPVRILASGSVAEDCRGCLSKIGLSEGDSLQIIDVPTNDCWVRDYGPTFVFDSQQEKMAVNWRFNAWGGKYEPFDADAAAGAKIAKWAGLRRIDGGLTMEGGALETDGAGRLLVNPGCLIDPARNPGVSKEQISQRLNQCLGVHEIVWVDGGAPAGDDTDGHIDQIARFLDPENVVCAVADSEEDASFAGLEANFRKLRLWSRQTEPAVTVHRLPTPAPREVDGAAVPQSYCNFLRLGEGRMLVPTFQSAESDERALALFRRLCPGVEVVGVDCFDIAWGLGALHCASCHEPAGFRV, encoded by the coding sequence GTGAACGTGCCGGTTTCCCAGTCTGCAGCCGGTGCGTCAGCGTCGGGCTGCTATCGCTTTCCTGCCGAATGGGAGCCTTGTGAGGCCGTTTGGTTGGCTTGGCCCCACAATCGCGACACTTGGCCGGGCCATTTTGGCCCTGTGCCAGCTGCTTTCGCTCGATTTGTCCACGCGATCCATCAGTCGACCCCGGTGCGGATTTTGGCATCGGGATCCGTTGCAGAGGATTGTCGTGGTTGTCTGTCGAAAATCGGGCTGTCCGAAGGTGATTCGTTGCAGATCATCGACGTTCCCACCAACGATTGTTGGGTTCGGGACTACGGGCCAACCTTTGTCTTTGATTCACAGCAAGAAAAAATGGCCGTGAACTGGCGGTTCAACGCCTGGGGCGGGAAATACGAGCCGTTTGATGCGGACGCTGCCGCGGGAGCGAAGATCGCGAAATGGGCTGGTCTGCGGCGAATCGACGGCGGTTTGACAATGGAAGGCGGGGCTCTGGAAACGGACGGGGCAGGGCGTTTGTTGGTCAATCCAGGCTGTTTGATTGATCCTGCTCGCAATCCCGGTGTGTCAAAGGAGCAGATCTCGCAGCGTCTGAATCAGTGCCTTGGCGTTCATGAAATTGTTTGGGTCGATGGTGGCGCTCCGGCGGGGGATGACACCGATGGGCACATCGATCAGATCGCTCGGTTCTTGGATCCGGAAAACGTTGTCTGTGCCGTGGCGGATTCCGAGGAGGACGCCAGTTTCGCGGGTTTGGAAGCGAATTTCCGCAAGTTGAGGCTGTGGTCACGGCAAACGGAGCCCGCCGTGACCGTGCATCGTTTGCCGACCCCGGCACCCCGTGAGGTGGATGGTGCCGCTGTGCCGCAGAGTTACTGCAATTTTCTGCGGTTGGGGGAAGGGCGGATGCTGGTGCCGACATTTCAGTCAGCCGAGAGCGATGAGCGGGCGTTGGCCTTGTTTCGTCGGCTGTGCCCGGGTGTTGAGGTGGTTGGGGTGGACTGTTTTGACATTGCTTGGGGGCTGGGGGCGCTTCATTGTGCCAGTTGCCACGAGCCGGCTGGATTTCGGGTCTGA
- a CDS encoding sugar phosphate isomerase/epimerase family protein, whose amino-acid sequence MFKNFCPSALGINGRQSELIELALTYAFRGMDVDMHDMLRRSQRTTFEDASKYLKASDIKIGSFQLAIDLDSDDDTFTAAVAQLHPLGEIAQQLGAERALIRVPAATNRLPFNEFFDVQRNRLGQIADVLGQREIKLGVGFRAGTELLEGKEFTFVNNVETFRALVDAVPNENVGYVIDTWDWVVGDGAMDQLSEISGEKIVALRLGSVPAEADMATVKSTDRLLPELNGTTLDHVKVVSHLNETNFSGPMSPTASTSQYKGQTREFLVQKSQEAIDGICKEAGMTVAPLPMDLIEDIPYEPTPM is encoded by the coding sequence ATGTTTAAAAACTTCTGTCCTTCCGCGCTTGGCATCAACGGTCGTCAAAGCGAGTTGATCGAATTGGCCCTGACTTACGCTTTTCGCGGCATGGACGTCGACATGCACGACATGCTTCGTCGTTCGCAGCGAACCACGTTCGAAGACGCTTCGAAGTACCTCAAGGCTTCGGATATCAAAATCGGCTCGTTCCAATTGGCGATCGATTTGGATTCCGACGACGACACGTTCACCGCCGCAGTGGCTCAACTGCACCCGCTTGGCGAAATCGCTCAGCAGCTCGGTGCAGAGCGCGCTTTGATTCGCGTTCCAGCGGCGACCAATCGTTTGCCGTTCAACGAGTTCTTCGATGTCCAGCGCAACCGCTTGGGGCAAATCGCAGATGTCTTGGGCCAACGCGAGATCAAGTTGGGCGTTGGGTTCCGAGCTGGGACGGAATTGCTAGAAGGCAAAGAGTTCACCTTCGTCAACAACGTGGAGACTTTCCGTGCGTTGGTCGACGCGGTGCCGAACGAAAACGTGGGCTATGTGATCGATACCTGGGACTGGGTTGTTGGCGATGGTGCCATGGACCAACTCAGCGAAATCTCGGGCGAGAAGATTGTTGCGTTGCGTCTCGGGTCGGTTCCCGCCGAAGCTGACATGGCGACCGTGAAGTCGACCGATCGTTTGCTTCCGGAGTTGAACGGCACGACCTTGGATCACGTGAAGGTCGTCAGTCACCTGAACGAAACCAACTTCAGTGGCCCGATGAGCCCCACGGCCTCGACGTCGCAGTACAAAGGTCAGACCCGCGAATTCTTGGTTCAAAAATCGCAAGAAGCGATCGATGGAATCTGCAAAGAGGCCGGCATGACCGTGGCTCCGTTGCCCATGGATTTGATCGAAGACATTCCTTACGAACCGACCCCCATGTGA
- a CDS encoding group I truncated hemoglobin gives MSQSEVDLLDQLGGTDGIRRVVDEMYVRVLADPELTHFFEGVPIEKLARMQAEFIASITSGEIEYTGADLTRVHAGRGITRAHFSTFCGHLTDALEANNVSSHAIHQVLGKLAMYSDKVTGSSNVDG, from the coding sequence ATGAGTCAATCTGAAGTCGACTTGTTAGACCAACTCGGCGGCACCGACGGGATCCGTCGCGTCGTCGACGAGATGTATGTCCGCGTGCTAGCGGACCCCGAGTTGACTCATTTCTTTGAGGGAGTTCCGATCGAGAAATTGGCGCGGATGCAGGCTGAGTTCATCGCTTCGATCACTTCGGGCGAAATTGAGTACACGGGTGCGGACCTCACCAGGGTTCACGCCGGTCGTGGAATCACCCGAGCCCATTTCTCAACGTTTTGTGGTCACTTGACGGATGCGTTGGAGGCGAACAATGTCTCTTCGCATGCCATCCATCAGGTGCTCGGCAAGTTGGCGATGTACAGCGATAAAGTCACCGGGTCGAGCAACGTCGACGGTTGA